The segment agagttGTGGGGTGGGGGTGTCTTccaaaaagacataatttccggacacTTGAAATACAATGAGGCAAATTgccatctccaaattttgattagatatctTTAGGGAAATGAGAAGGCTGGGGGAAGGGTTGGTAGCCCTgaaatcaattttgactcttagaaagggcactataacttccaatttcaaatcaaatgagcccagtCTAAAGTTTAGAAGTCCGCTCATTCCATCAAAACTGTTACATGCCCCAAGGGGATAACTTAAAACCATATTCCCAGGGtgctggggggttgtgtcaaccctatggacattattatatgttctttggactattttgaacgtCATCACTATCCtataatttaatcaaattttatgtGAAAAGAGGGGTTGACATAGGATTGTAAGTCATGtcttgggggcatataaggcttttatggaatgagtggtcgtataaattttagatcgggctcatttgatttaaaattggaagttatattgTCGTTTCTAAAAGTCAAATGTGATTTGAGGGCAGCCTGTCCTGaccacacccatcatttccccataTGCATCCAATCAACACTATAAGATGGCGATTTGGCGCATTGCAGTTTGTCCCAAATAAAATGCTATGTGCCAAAACCTAAATGAGAAAACTCATGTAGTCTTTCTTAGAGAGCAGGACAGAAAATAGGGACAGTTACCATGTGACCGGGATATAACCATGCGATAGATCACTTGTTTTAatcattcttttcattttatataaaaGCTTCCTTTTGATATACAAATTTCAGAACACTTTTTATCTGAATCCAAAAGAAATGTGCTGTATTTAATTGCATACGTACACATCTTAATTGGAATATCTAATTAATTTCTTTACagtcaaaaataattaaagccaGTCAAAAGAACAGAGGGGGGGTCAAGCCTCGGCTTCCAAAGCTTTAGAATCTTAGGTGCTCCATAATTTGTTCAGGCTTTGTATATAATTTGCttgttctagtgtctttttttatttgtccatGCCCCATAAGGTAAGCTCTCAACAAACTAATGCGTACTTGCCAAGTAGTAAAGCTTAGTAAGATCATAAAGTTGCACATAGTTAGTCGGGTATCAAAAAATCTCATATCCATTATGTATATTTtcagaagagcaaaaaaaaacttacaacttTTTTCTCCCTCTGACAACCGTAAAACAAAACGGATTGATGTGTACTGATTTTACAAATCAATCGTTTTTGTTTTACGGTTACTGGAGGAGAAAATAGAACAGTTTTGaggttttctttttcctcttgtGAAAATTTAGACCTATGGTGACTTTTGATATCCGACTGACGATATATCATTGCAAATTGATCAAAAAGCCAAACAGTAAACTTTTTGAGAGAgacaataattttgaatttatctgTAGCCGTTGTATAAAATTTTACAGCTTCTGAATACTTGCAAAAGGTGGAGGAAGGGGGGGGCAGATTTTGTCCCTAAAcgtgtaaaatttgaaaataatatgaacAATTAGTGCAGGCAACATGCTGAAGGATTCATTTGAATGAGAAATTCGTTTCATACTTTAGTTATTTATGTGCAGTATAACATATAATAGTACATTATTTCTAGGAGATCTTGccccaaataatttttaacactAGGCTCCCACTGCGGAAGGACCTTAGGGCTCTGAGTTTCTAAAAACTTGGAAACAACAAGATTTTCAGTCCTTTCCAGGACACTTTAACACTTTTCTCCCTCTCAGCAAAATGTTTAGTCTACTTAGCCCTGACACCGGTCCTTGGAAATTTGGAGACAGTcagaaaaaagtgttttagaGCCACTTCCAGCCTCAAATTTAGAGGATCCATTCCCCAACTACAAGAATATTTTGGCCACCTTATGGGCCTGAATTTTGGGAGAAAAATTTTCTGCTCAGTTTTCTGTTGTCTACGTGAACCACTTGTCCTAAAGACTTAAGCATccgtatataagtttcaagccactcgaaaaaaaaaacatatcaattATGACCCACATTTTTGGGGGGCTCTAAACTCCTGAactaattttactatttatattaGGTCAAGCATCAAGTCAAtcaggaaaatatttttgtccatTGTTTGGGTCTGTTTGAGGAAAAACCATTGACTTCCTATTTTTCCTTCTGCATTGGAGCTCCCTTGGCCCATGCAAACGAAGATATAAGTTTCGGGGCGATTAGAAGAAAATAGCACTTTTTCATGCCCATTAAATGGGAGCTCGAGccccaagtattttttttcattatatttctcTTCGCCCGATGACTTCTACTTGTAACATCAAAACGCATTGGGATAAAAGTCTTTTGGCCCATCTCGAGCCCCCAAACCAATTCCTCAAACAAAATTTTCGATCATCTAGGTCAGGAGACAAGAGTATAGAAAGTGTCCAGCCAGTCAGACACCTAGCACCAAACAAGACCCTTTTTTAACTATAAGACCCATCTGAAACATTTagtaatttgcataatttttggaCCTCGCGCCAATGGGTGTGGAATGATGTTCCCTGAGTCTTGTTTGCTCGACCTTTTCAAAATGGCAACCCTAAAATCCTCATCCAATATAACAGGGGGTTGCAGGGATCCCGGTAGCAAAAGAACATATGGGAGGGAGGTTCCTTACCCTCCAATAATTTCTAACCCTAAAATAGCACAagaatttttaagtttcaatagaATAATTCCCCTTCAAACTTTCTTTGAACGCATATCCCACATGAGCGGTcggtgaaaaacaaaaatactacaAGGTCAAAAGCTCTTTAATAAAATTAGTTACAAATGCATACAGAGGTGACAATTTCATGatgttattaaacaaaaaaaaaatttttttaatgaaagtaagagcaacattaaaacttaaaacgaacagaaattactccgtatatgaaaggggctattcgtcctcaacgcctcgcactttacgctaaagtttgactctttctcttaactcgacttcttaaaaattcaaaaaactttagcgtaaagagcgaggcgttgaggacgaacagcccctttcatatacggagtaatgtctgttcgttttaagttttaatgtcgccccttactttcatttaaaaaaacttgtttttttttaatttctggacgtttttaaattaatgcatttttttatcttggctctccgcgcataaataattgaaacaaaatttgcatattaattttttggggctaaatgggtttttcatagttataattggaagattttgagaaaaaaggagcgagagaggaggcctagttgctctccaattttttgattacataaaaaggcaactataacttttaattttttactaacgttttcataagtaaaaaatatacgtaacttacgaattaacttatgcaGTGAACTTTTTTGTTCGTATGTTttgttgcgtatatgaggggactcacccctcgtcgatacttcgctctttacactaaagcttaaattttgtcccaattccttaagaatgacccctgaatcacaaaggccgtagaataaatagttggaattactaaaaataatttaccgtaaagagcgaggtattacgaggaggtaaacccctcatatgcgtaataatttttgttcattttaagtattaatgctcctcctcactttcagtaaaaaaaacttttcatgtttattttttattgtttttttaaataatactagaaaatcctgcgccccctccattgaaagtctcttttcccatgagaagttcctccatggaaagatcctcccacgtaaccccccctcaactctcccccaaaacaaaaaaatccccctgcaaacgtctgtacacttcccagtaaccattactatatgtaaacacaggtcaaagtttgtaacttgcagcccctcccatggggactgtgggggagtaagtcgtcccaaagacgtagttattagattttttgtctatggtgaataaaatggctatatcagaatttctatccggtgacttttgggaaacactgagcgtgggagggggcctaggtgccctccaatttttttggtcacttaaaaatagcactagaacttttaatttctgctagaatgagccctttcgtgacattctaggaccactgaatcgatacgatcacccctggaaaaaaaaataataaaaataaaacacgcatccgtgatttgtcttctggcataaatgcgaaattccacatttgtgtcgataagggcttgaaacttctacaataaggttctctgatacgctgaatctgatggtgtgattttgttaagattctatgacttttagggggtatttccccctattttctaaaatgaggtaaattttctcaggctcgtaacttttgacgggtaagactaatcttgatgaaacttatctatttaaaatcagcattaaaatgcaattcttttgatgtaactattggcatcgaaattccattttttagagttttggttactattgagccgggtcgctccttactacagttcgttaccacgaactgtttgataataacaaTAGCTACTACATTGATATAGAAAAATGCAgtctttcgtaaaaaattatttataatttgaaaataattagttttaactACAAAAGGTTTTCAACCCATCAATTTCCTTCAAAACAAGCTATTAAACACCTGTCTACGATGGTCCAATGCCCCGCTAtctgaggaaaagaaaacaaaagaaaaaagatgaccTCGATTCAGAATATCGTGGtttgcagccacttttcttgattttcaaatcAATATACTCTCCTTGTTATTCCAGCCAAGAGACTGTTAGTTTCCTATGTAGGGGTAACAGGCAAGGCGGTTCTAGTAGTGCACTTCTTTATTTAGATCTGACTCTAGTCTTAGGAGCTAtgtgctattttgttttttaatatgggACGTGATTGcgtcttactaggttgctagctaccgctacAACCCGAACAGCTACAGAGTACTGATTTTGATCCTTGTTCTTTTCAAAAACACATTTCAGACTCAAGTCCAAACTTGCCTTTAAAAGTGGTTTTTGTTAAAGGGGTTATATTTGATGACTTGATCATGAAATCATGATCATAAAATGCAAACTCATATAAATCTTGAGATTTTCGCAGGGGCACAGGGTTATTAGAGAAAATTTCCGTGCAGCTTAATTAATAAGTTGAGAAAAATCTATAGAATACTTTATACCTCTAAagagcaaaaacaaagaaatggtagcctgaaaatcacatttttgtacatttttataCATGTGTATTTCAAAAGTCCTGATCATATATacacaaaaatgtatttaaaaaatgtatatctaatcaaaatttggagatggcGATTCGCCTCAATGTAGTTGAAGTGTCCgggaattatttctttgaggaagATTCCCCCACCCCCACAACTTTCAGGTCaaaggttgtaaattatgccctgggcgcatataaggtttttatagaaagggcggctgtttaactttagaagaggtTCATTTGGCTAGAAATTGTaagttatagttcccttttaagagtcgaaagtgatggAGGGTATTTAGCCTCCCCCCACCTAGCCAGCCCCTCCTTTCACCAAACACACCTTGTTGAAAGGTCAGATAGcgactttgttcaaaatagcccgaagaataaataataatcccTCTAAGGCTGACACCCCAGCGCCCTGGGGATAGATTTGTAAACTATGTCATGTATGGCTTTTATGGAACGGGCGGCTGTATTAAATTCATATAGGtctcattcaatttgaaattagaagtagtagttttctttttaacagtcaaagtgattggagaacacccagcccccctcccctttccACAGACATTATTACCGGTAACGCCTCCAAGcgaaatttggagatagcaattttgtttgcCATAGTTGAAGGGTCCATAAATTATGTCTCAGAGGAAGACAACACACATTCTATAGCTATCAGggcaagggatgtaagttatgcccaggggacatataaggctcttatagaaagggtgatcgcatATGCCCAggaggggactcatttgattggtaattagaagttctagtgtcctttttaagagtcaaagtgattatACTAAagctacccctcccccaacacaCATACTTCATGTTCTCCCAATATGCATCCAATAGAAGTTTTGCGACAgttcttttattcaaaatagtccaaaggtgaCATAACAACGCTTTTGAGGTTGATACGAACCGCCAGAGCCTGAGGGCAAGGTTTGTAAGCTATGGTtctggggcatttaaggttcttattgAAGTGATGATTGTATAAACTCTAGATATGGctcatttaattaaaactggAATTTCTAGTTTCTAATTTTGTCGCCGACATAAAGaagcttaattttttaaactagttttgtgtgttttttcatGTGAGTTACCAAAGTGAGACTCCAGATCAACCCCCATTCCTTATTTAACTTCGTCATTTTTAACTTGTTAACTGTTATTCCACTCTCCCCACATTTTGCAGCCCTCTGAAATAAATTGATTAGAATTTACCCACTGTAACTTGTAATTTGGACACTAATATCAATTATGAAGTGCACATTGCTTCATATTGGTCTGatctttggggggagggctgAGAATAAAACTATTTTGGAAAAGGAAACTGTCTCATGTCTAACAAGACACTTTTCATGTCTAACAAGCTCCCTATAACAGCCATCTTTCTAAAAAACtaaggcggggggggggctttcttAGAATATCTCAAATGCATACAGGTGCAAACAAAAAGTATTCTGTACCTGCCTCTGcaattaaagtaaaacttttttttctatttttgcttcAGCAtagtgtttgtgtgtttttgtttcttttcactattattttatatttgcgcTAATTTGTTTGGCTAACTTTTGTTTTTCgctaaaaaaattttccgtAAGTAAGACTTCCGGATGTAAAGTTGAAGTATTCAGACTTTAATTATTGTTTgtgcaaaatttttgttttttttgcaattttcactGTCTTATTAAGATTCTTACACAAATTTTAGCTCATTTAACTGTCAGTAAGGTTTTTTCCCACCCATTTACTTATCAGTAAAGTTCTGTCCAAGATAAAAGCATCATATACTAGCAAATTTTCGTTAAACCTACAACTTTTTGAATGCACGGGAATACTAGAGGCTACCTCATGGAAAAATATTGCTGGGATTAAACAATGTCATACAAAAGTGTTTTTATCTTATACTTTTAAAGGGATTAATGAATCTTTGAAGAAAGTCAGTATCCCTCCAAATGATAAATGCGATGCCAAATAATTAGTGTGGTGCTTGGAGTAGgatatatatgttgaaaaggGGAAGGCAATTTATCTCATAATTGTTGTTCGATGTTAGTTTAGCCCTTTGAGAGTAATTATATTCGCTTTTAAGCTTATTGGAAAAAGAAGGGAAACTCTCTCATAAAACTTACATTTCTAATTGAATAATAGAGGTGTCTACTTTTATATACCTattttcttggtattttaaTGGGCCATATACACCCTACTCAAGTTTGGCACTTGTACCTAACGTTTAATTTTGTCTTATTGTACCTAATGATCTTGATGTCTAATGGTCTAATTCTTAATGTCTTTGATCTTAATGTCTAATTGTACCTAATGTTTGAAGGTTGTCATGTTTGATGTCCTTTCGAAAAATTCCTTACttataaaaaaggttttaaatttctagttgttGGAACTTGGAACCTCGATAAATTTTAAACGGCCAGTCAGAGTAGTCTCAGTTTTCAACTGAGTTAAAATACCACTTGTGCGCAAGGGATTTGGGAAGTTGTTAGAAAATATTACGGCTCTTCaggggaaaaaaatattaattacaaGACTCCAGTTGTGAATTTTGTACGCTATTTTATGTACTCTTTGAGAGGGTACATAAAATATTGtacctttttattattaattttgaagtGAAATTATAGTTTATAGTTGACTTAAAATATCATGTGCGCACAAGAAGTCTTGGGAAATATCGGAAAACATCGTTGGtcataagaaaaaagacaaCTTGAATAGACTTTAGAACCCATCCAAAAATGCAGGAAATACCATTTGGAAGTTGATTTAGATTTTGCAACTGAGTTGAAGTGTCACGTACccacaagaaattttgagaGCTGTCATATTactttgtaagaagtattttggaaGATTTTATCAAATCTATCGTTCCGGTGGGTAAGAGGTTGAGTGGATTATAAGCCCTAACTGAGTAGGAAATACAACTTTACACGATGGTTATCAACtttctgtttttccaaaattctggTACACATTATTTCCTTTTGCTTACCCTTTGTTACAGGTTTCCCCTTTGGAGTGAAACGTGGCCAACGTGCTCCAGGTGACCCGCAGGACTGGGGCCCCTTTGTTAATCATACCCAAAAAACATCCAGAATTATGTTGAATATGTCTAATATGAGAGAGAATTTGGCTACGGCATTCCCGGCATTAAGCGATGCGTCGAGGCTGACGACCTCGTCGAAAAGTGAGCTAGCTACTATACTATCAAGAAGACATGGCCTGAATATCGGCTGCTGGAACCTCTGTTCCATCAAATGTTCACTAACGCAAGCCTTCGTAgctgaagaattttatttatataacctGGACATACTCTGTGTTTCAGAGACAAGATTAAATGGACAAATGACACTTGACCTAATAGCCCCTTCGGGTAAAAAGGCCATACTATTCAATTCTGGCCCAATGGATGGATCCGGCCTCGCAGGAGTGGGAATAATCATGACACCCAAGATTGCATCGGGACTCCTTGACTATGAAGCAGTGTCTGACAGAATTGTGACGGCCCGTTTAAAAGGTCAGAGTAATAACCTGACAGTACTATCTGTATATGCCCCTATTCGTGACGCCCCTGACCACTTGAAAGACAAATTCTATGCTGACCTCCAACTGACTATGAATAAAATTCCTCGTAAGGACATCCTCGTGATCGGTGGTGACTTCAATGCCAGGATCGGCACGAGACTAAACGATTCTGAATGGGCCATTGGCAACCACGGTTTGGGCGACCGGTGCATTAACGGAGTTAGACTTCTCATGTTTGCTATGCTGAATAATCTCAGTGTGGCTAATACATGGTTTAAACACAAACCTTGCCACACTTACACTTGGAGATCCTGAGATGGTAGAACCCGCGCCCAAATTGACTATTTACTCGTTTCTCGTCGCTGGAAGTCAATGATTAAAGACTCGAGAGTATACAGAGGGGCGGACACTGGATCAAAAAGTGGATCCGACCATTTAttactaaaatcaaaagttagatTCAGACTCAGCTCCAAAAAAGTATCTGCACCTAGACGCATCCTAGACACAACGAAACTCAAACTCCCTGAAATCAAAGAGACCTTTATGCTCGAACTTACAAACC is part of the Artemia franciscana unplaced genomic scaffold, ASM3288406v1 Scaffold_2535, whole genome shotgun sequence genome and harbors:
- the LOC136042958 gene encoding craniofacial development protein 2-like, giving the protein ADGEQEYEFDLGLSLNRGIFEDGFPFGVKRGQRAPGDPQDWGPFVNHTQKTSRIMLNMSNMRENLATAFPALSDASRLTTSSKSELATILSRRHGLNIGCWNLCSIKCSLTQAFVAEEFYLYNLDILCVSETRLNGQMTLDLIAPSGKKAILFNSGPMDGSGLAGVGIIMTPKIASGLLDYEAVSDRIVTARLKGQSNNLTVLSVYAPIRDAPDHLKDKFYADLQLTMNKIPRKDILVIGGDFNARIGTRLNDSEWAIGNHGLGDRCINGVRLLMFAMLNNLSVANTWFKHKPCHTYTWRS